One Idiomarina loihiensis L2TR genomic window carries:
- a CDS encoding DUF4381 domain-containing protein, with protein MQQPSLNNLNDIVEPGAASWWPPSWPTIAIAIALLVGTAFFIFWLIRRRQQSHIRKIAIRQLQQDRNISIEELTVILKRTALAYYPREFVAEKHSRQWISFLLTPLSEKEKATYESLLNEANKNFYGIADNNFNQQYYELAHLWLSKDLSKQPGAEDV; from the coding sequence ATGCAGCAACCGTCACTAAATAATCTTAATGATATTGTTGAGCCGGGAGCGGCGAGTTGGTGGCCGCCTTCGTGGCCGACAATTGCTATTGCCATAGCGCTTCTTGTCGGTACTGCTTTTTTTATTTTCTGGTTGATTCGGCGTCGACAGCAGTCGCACATACGCAAAATCGCGATCCGGCAGTTACAACAAGACAGAAACATAAGCATCGAAGAGCTTACGGTAATACTTAAGCGCACCGCGCTGGCATATTATCCCAGAGAATTCGTTGCGGAAAAGCACAGTCGCCAATGGATAAGTTTTTTGCTCACTCCTCTGTCAGAAAAGGAAAAAGCAACTTATGAATCCTTGCTTAATGAGGCTAATAAAAACTTTTATGGCATTGCTGATAATAACTTTAATCAACAATACTACGAACTCGCTCACCTTTGGCTGAGCAAAGATTTGAGCAAACAACCCGGAGCCGAAGATGTTTGA
- a CDS encoding vWA domain-containing protein — protein MFEFAWPWMFCLLPLPAIIWKWFPAVRKNSSAIRLPSTYGLVSGSQSSGKRWLLLPLMSLCWIMLVAAVAKPQWLGEPLAIRAEGREIMLAVDLSGSMEIADMQLEGRSVNRLTMVKHVLSDFIERREGDRLGLILFADTAYLQTPMTYDRNTVKQMLNESVLGLVGERTAIGDAIALSVKRFRDDEKSNRVLVLLTDGQNTAGNLPPEQALELAQAYDVTIYPIAVGAEEVVVDSFFGQRRVNPSRDLDVPLMQSIAKQTGGKYFRARSTNELEEIYQRLDKLEPIAGDPQQLRPRVSLFYWPLVISFLLFIALAMLHYRPWGRRS, from the coding sequence ATGTTTGAATTTGCCTGGCCATGGATGTTTTGCCTACTGCCCTTACCCGCAATTATCTGGAAATGGTTTCCGGCCGTACGTAAAAATAGCTCGGCTATACGCCTTCCCAGTACTTACGGCTTAGTTAGCGGCAGTCAGAGCTCTGGTAAACGCTGGTTATTGTTACCGCTGATGAGTTTATGCTGGATCATGCTGGTCGCTGCGGTGGCTAAGCCTCAATGGTTGGGCGAGCCGCTAGCAATTCGGGCTGAAGGACGAGAAATTATGCTGGCTGTAGACTTATCCGGCAGTATGGAAATTGCAGATATGCAATTGGAAGGCCGCTCAGTGAACCGTCTAACTATGGTTAAGCACGTTTTGAGCGATTTCATTGAACGCCGCGAAGGTGACAGGCTCGGACTGATTCTATTTGCAGACACGGCCTATTTACAGACTCCCATGACTTACGATCGCAACACCGTAAAACAGATGCTTAATGAATCTGTACTCGGCTTAGTTGGCGAACGAACCGCGATAGGAGATGCTATTGCTTTGTCTGTGAAGCGCTTTCGAGACGACGAAAAGTCAAACCGGGTACTGGTATTACTAACCGATGGTCAGAACACAGCCGGTAACCTGCCCCCTGAGCAGGCACTTGAACTGGCTCAGGCTTACGATGTAACGATATACCCTATTGCGGTCGGTGCTGAAGAAGTAGTCGTTGATAGCTTTTTCGGGCAACGAAGAGTTAATCCAAGCCGCGACCTGGACGTACCTTTAATGCAAAGTATCGCTAAACAAACTGGTGGTAAGTACTTCCGTGCTCGCAGTACCAATGAACTCGAAGAAATTTATCAACGCCTGGACAAGCTGGAACCTATTGCTGGCGACCCTCAGCAACTAAGACCTCGAGTGAGTTTATTTTACTGGCCATTGGTAATAAGTTTTCTTCTGTTTATTGCGTTAGCCATGTTGCACTATCGACCATGGGGGAGACGTTCATGA
- a CDS encoding DUF58 domain-containing protein, translated as MLRTEVEQWLKQLHCDGVSPGIQELLYYRSKINAFARHHKSLPRSSQTGPLLSKSRGRGMEFDEVRHYQPGDDIRSIDWRVTARTGKAHTKLYREEKERPVFIWVDLSLTQLFGSQFVFKSVQACHLAAALAWQAQHKGDRIGGLIGNGWQHQELKPIARQKGVLRLCHALLEVHNDSLTRWQNKQKQQQNTLDDNLKRIRQLVKPGSSIHVISDFYNASERFMDGLRVLSQHNSVRCFGLYDPMEHELPQGYSSHPLAITDGQQQVSINLADQQQRKTYQNAAELRWSNIQQEFRKRKLALTPISSALPLEQQWAEVK; from the coding sequence ATGTTAAGAACTGAAGTTGAACAATGGCTTAAGCAGTTGCACTGCGATGGAGTCAGTCCCGGTATTCAGGAACTTCTTTATTATCGCAGCAAAATCAATGCTTTTGCGCGCCATCATAAAAGTCTTCCACGCTCAAGCCAGACAGGCCCCTTGCTAAGCAAAAGCCGTGGTCGCGGAATGGAGTTTGATGAGGTACGGCATTACCAGCCGGGCGATGATATCCGTTCCATTGACTGGCGGGTAACCGCACGAACCGGTAAAGCCCACACTAAGCTCTATCGCGAAGAAAAAGAGCGCCCGGTATTTATCTGGGTGGACTTGTCTCTGACTCAGCTTTTTGGCAGCCAATTTGTGTTCAAATCTGTTCAGGCCTGCCATTTAGCCGCGGCACTGGCCTGGCAGGCACAACATAAGGGTGATCGTATTGGAGGGCTCATTGGCAATGGCTGGCAACATCAGGAGCTAAAACCTATAGCCCGGCAAAAAGGCGTTCTACGTTTGTGTCATGCGCTTCTGGAAGTTCATAATGACAGCCTGACCCGTTGGCAAAACAAACAAAAACAGCAACAAAACACGCTGGACGATAACCTAAAGCGGATACGACAACTGGTTAAGCCTGGCAGCAGCATTCATGTTATCAGCGATTTTTATAACGCCAGCGAACGCTTTATGGATGGATTGCGCGTACTTTCCCAGCATAATTCGGTTCGTTGTTTTGGGCTTTACGACCCTATGGAGCATGAGTTACCCCAGGGGTACTCGTCGCATCCACTAGCAATTACCGATGGTCAGCAACAAGTCAGTATAAATCTAGCTGATCAACAGCAAAGAAAAACATATCAAAATGCCGCCGAGCTTCGTTGGAGCAATATTCAGCAAGAATTCAGGAAACGGAAGCTGGCTTTAACACCAATATCCAGTGCCTTACCGTTGGAACAGCAATGGGCAGAGGTAAAATAA
- a CDS encoding VWA domain-containing protein, whose amino-acid sequence MSEFHLLRPWWLLALVPVALLYWRLLYSQKHQAGWHQWLPGHLSKVLVKSGSQPSLWPAHRFLLISVLATLALCGPTWERLPQPVYQLESGQVVIMDMSPSVLADDIAPNRLTRMRYKAIDLVRAGLDGDTGLIAYADDAFIISPLTADNRNLINLIPSLSPDIMPAQGSEPLLALKLADDLLKNAGYPQGDIYWLTDGISSNELNQLSSYLRSVDHRVSILAVGTEEGAAIRDSSGRLLKDNNQVIIAKTFPSRLSDLASITGGAFSSVTADNRDIDKLINQAPLTREGKDGDEQQQGDAWRDMGPYVALFILPIMLFSWRRGSLLSPLLLSMLLPLIGFSPNVHAAQESVWQKQLLNREQRAQRLYQEEEYQRAANLSRTPFRQGAALYRDGDYEAAAEAFSQSDSAEAQYNLGNALAKQQQYDAAIEAYDNALEQRPDWSQAAENKQLVEQLKQQQEAEDSGGSDESSKESDSDKNESDKNSEQSGDGEEQQNNQSNNSDGPPNPDERGQEDGEPEPEQKEQEPSQEEPQEQQRQDTSPESQEESSQLLQQKVREGEIDPEKAQQLEQWMNRVPDDPSILLRNKMLLESQKRRQRRTSEPQGDDKKW is encoded by the coding sequence ATGAGCGAATTTCACTTATTGCGCCCCTGGTGGTTACTGGCTTTAGTTCCAGTTGCACTACTGTATTGGCGTTTACTCTACAGTCAGAAACATCAGGCCGGATGGCATCAATGGCTCCCCGGGCACCTGTCAAAAGTATTGGTTAAGTCAGGGTCACAACCGTCTCTCTGGCCTGCCCACCGTTTTTTGTTAATTTCAGTTCTGGCAACACTGGCTCTTTGCGGGCCCACCTGGGAACGACTACCACAACCGGTTTACCAGCTTGAATCGGGACAGGTCGTGATTATGGACATGTCGCCATCGGTTTTAGCCGATGATATTGCCCCTAACCGTTTAACCAGAATGAGATACAAAGCCATTGATTTAGTCCGGGCAGGACTTGATGGTGATACCGGCCTTATTGCTTACGCCGACGATGCTTTTATCATCAGTCCGCTTACTGCCGATAACCGTAATTTAATAAATTTAATCCCATCACTGTCACCCGATATTATGCCGGCGCAAGGCAGTGAACCCTTGTTAGCTTTGAAGCTGGCTGACGATTTATTAAAAAATGCCGGCTACCCTCAGGGCGATATATACTGGCTTACCGACGGCATCAGTAGTAACGAACTCAACCAACTCAGTAGTTACTTGCGTTCTGTCGATCATAGGGTTTCTATTCTGGCGGTTGGTACTGAAGAAGGTGCTGCAATTCGCGATAGCTCAGGCCGTTTATTAAAAGACAACAATCAGGTCATTATTGCCAAAACTTTTCCTTCACGATTATCCGATCTGGCTTCTATTACGGGAGGAGCCTTTTCATCAGTAACCGCCGACAATCGTGATATTGATAAACTCATAAACCAGGCACCACTGACGCGTGAAGGTAAAGACGGCGATGAACAACAGCAAGGAGACGCATGGCGTGATATGGGCCCTTACGTTGCCCTCTTTATCTTACCTATTATGTTGTTTAGCTGGCGTCGGGGCAGCCTGCTTAGCCCTTTATTACTCTCTATGTTATTGCCTTTAATCGGCTTCAGTCCCAATGTGCATGCTGCACAAGAATCCGTCTGGCAGAAGCAGTTGCTAAACCGTGAGCAACGTGCACAGCGTTTATATCAAGAAGAAGAATACCAACGGGCGGCTAACCTTAGCAGAACTCCGTTTCGTCAGGGCGCTGCTCTGTACCGCGATGGTGACTATGAAGCCGCCGCCGAAGCCTTTTCTCAAAGCGATTCGGCAGAGGCGCAATATAATTTAGGTAATGCACTGGCTAAGCAGCAACAATACGATGCGGCAATAGAAGCTTACGACAACGCTTTAGAACAACGCCCTGACTGGTCCCAGGCAGCCGAAAATAAGCAACTCGTTGAGCAATTGAAGCAACAGCAGGAAGCAGAAGACTCCGGCGGTTCAGACGAATCCTCCAAGGAATCAGATTCTGATAAAAACGAATCGGATAAGAATTCTGAGCAAAGTGGTGACGGCGAGGAGCAACAAAATAATCAGTCCAATAACAGTGATGGGCCCCCTAATCCTGATGAAAGGGGTCAAGAGGATGGAGAGCCGGAGCCGGAACAAAAAGAACAGGAGCCTTCTCAAGAAGAACCCCAGGAGCAGCAACGCCAGGACACAAGCCCAGAAAGCCAGGAGGAATCCAGCCAACTACTTCAACAGAAGGTCCGCGAAGGCGAGATTGACCCTGAAAAAGCCCAACAACTGGAGCAGTGGATGAACCGGGTGCCGGATGACCCAAGTATACTGCTACGTAATAAAATGCTTCTGGAGAGCCAGAAACGGCGTCAGCGCAGAACCTCAGAACCCCAGGGAGACGATAAAAAATGGTAA
- a CDS encoding AAA family ATPase: protein MTATAFQKLQNYLNRQVLGQPDFTQNLLIAVLADGHLLVEGPPGLAKTRAVQALAKGIEGDFHRVQFTPDLLPADLTGTDIFRPETGQFEFQQGPLFHNLILADEINRAPAKVQSALLEAMAERQITVGQRSYPLSDLFMVLATQNPLEQEGTYPLPEAQLDRFLLHLKLDYPDAETEQQILRLTRGEALSGDLDIPTPLTQKQLFDARHEVLQLYLDDAVENYLVQLIIATRQPQRYDQNLAQWIGYGASPRATIALERCARAKAWLDGRDFVTPDDVISVFHNALRHRIILSYQAEADGVSHDQVLDTILKLVPAP from the coding sequence ATGACCGCGACAGCGTTTCAAAAGCTACAAAATTACCTGAATCGGCAAGTGCTTGGACAGCCGGACTTCACTCAAAACCTTTTAATTGCCGTATTGGCTGACGGCCACCTGCTGGTAGAGGGCCCTCCCGGCCTGGCTAAAACCCGTGCAGTACAAGCTTTAGCAAAAGGTATTGAAGGTGACTTCCATCGGGTGCAGTTCACTCCCGACTTATTGCCCGCCGATTTAACCGGTACCGACATTTTTCGTCCCGAAACTGGACAGTTTGAGTTTCAACAAGGCCCTTTGTTCCATAATTTAATTCTGGCCGATGAAATTAATCGGGCTCCAGCAAAAGTTCAGTCAGCTTTACTTGAAGCTATGGCAGAACGGCAAATTACGGTTGGTCAACGTAGCTACCCGCTTTCTGATCTTTTCATGGTACTAGCAACACAGAACCCTCTGGAGCAGGAAGGAACCTATCCACTTCCTGAGGCCCAGTTGGATCGTTTTCTATTGCATTTAAAACTCGACTATCCAGATGCCGAGACTGAACAGCAAATTCTACGTCTAACCCGAGGTGAAGCCTTATCAGGTGACCTCGATATACCGACTCCGTTAACACAAAAGCAGCTATTCGACGCACGCCACGAAGTTTTGCAGCTGTATTTAGATGACGCTGTTGAGAACTATCTGGTTCAACTGATTATCGCAACACGTCAGCCGCAGCGCTACGATCAGAATTTAGCGCAATGGATAGGCTATGGTGCCAGCCCTCGTGCCACTATAGCGCTGGAGCGCTGCGCCAGAGCTAAAGCCTGGTTAGATGGTCGTGACTTTGTAACACCTGACGATGTCATTAGTGTTTTCCACAACGCTTTACGGCACCGGATTATTTTAAGTTATCAGGCAGAAGCCGACGGCGTATCACATGATCAGGTTCTTGATACGATACTGAAACTTGTACCGGCACCATAA
- the hupB gene encoding nucleoid-associated protein HU-beta — translation MNKSQLIDKIAAGADISKAAAGRALDSMIDAVTDALKKDDQVALVGFGTFSVRERSARTGRNPQTGETIQIAAAKVPSFKAGKALKDAVN, via the coding sequence GTGAACAAGTCTCAGCTTATTGACAAAATCGCGGCAGGTGCAGATATTTCTAAGGCTGCTGCTGGTCGTGCTCTGGACTCTATGATCGATGCAGTAACTGATGCTCTAAAAAAAGATGACCAAGTCGCATTAGTTGGCTTCGGTACGTTTAGCGTGCGTGAGCGTTCTGCTCGTACTGGTCGTAACCCTCAAACGGGTGAGACTATTCAGATCGCTGCTGCTAAAGTTCCTTCTTTTAAAGCAGGTAAAGCACTGAAAGACGCAGTAAATTAA
- a CDS encoding BatD family protein codes for MVRVWRHIILLMSFLLVSQLAHADVSEVTATVDRNPVTANESFVLTITVDDDVANDSFSPSKLLKDFVVGRTSVSRQTSMINGKLSKQTRFTTVLIPQSAGEYKIPEISIGGVSSAPISLQVLEPGNNQDNEQKIAFLEARIDNQQVYLQQPITYVARLFLAADLNKGNLIPPEAENADIQQIGRDEESTEMVNGRRYKVYQRVYQITPSKSGSLSIAGARFDGEVFTQGQRSIFSSFSNTQPVSTIAETIEVEVQAVPDSWQGHWLPSELVSVSQSVSPEQESYTVGEPFTISYMLTAVGVKPEQLPDVRPSFPDTVRIYPDGDETDQFSRNGVIISQKTISFAVVPNQPGPLRIPALNIPWFNTKTGKPASAVTEELNFSVAMGDGMQSIPKASNNAEAKATEEQQLNDEEVTQTEAKTQSVEWNTWIVSLLALVLIVSIILNAYLLWSRSTSSKSKVSTRKTTEDKPHNLNKDKLWREFQLACRNNNAQEAKEFLLKWANRYFERSFNSITELSQYLSIENACSSLQQSLYQPKATSWQDGKVLYKEVKTSIEAKKNITTTKDVLPNLYSNNG; via the coding sequence ATGGTAAGAGTATGGCGACACATTATCTTATTGATGAGCTTTTTACTTGTGAGCCAACTTGCTCACGCCGATGTCTCTGAAGTTACTGCTACGGTAGACCGTAATCCGGTTACGGCGAACGAATCCTTCGTATTAACGATAACCGTTGATGACGATGTTGCTAACGACAGCTTTTCGCCATCTAAGCTACTAAAAGACTTCGTTGTAGGCAGAACATCGGTCAGTCGCCAGACATCAATGATCAACGGAAAACTTAGCAAACAGACGCGCTTTACAACCGTACTCATCCCTCAGTCCGCCGGGGAATATAAAATTCCCGAAATTAGCATAGGTGGTGTCTCGTCGGCTCCTATTTCATTGCAAGTCCTGGAACCCGGCAACAACCAGGATAACGAACAGAAAATCGCTTTTCTGGAAGCTCGCATAGACAATCAGCAAGTCTATCTGCAGCAGCCTATCACTTATGTTGCGCGGCTATTTCTTGCGGCCGACTTGAACAAAGGAAACCTAATACCGCCTGAAGCAGAAAACGCCGACATTCAGCAAATTGGCAGGGATGAAGAAAGTACAGAAATGGTGAATGGCAGGCGCTATAAGGTTTATCAGCGTGTTTACCAAATAACGCCAAGCAAGTCAGGTTCTTTAAGTATCGCAGGCGCCCGTTTCGACGGCGAAGTTTTCACTCAAGGGCAACGCTCTATCTTTTCGTCTTTCTCCAACACACAGCCTGTCAGCACCATTGCTGAAACTATCGAGGTTGAGGTGCAGGCCGTCCCTGATAGCTGGCAAGGTCACTGGTTGCCTAGCGAGCTTGTCAGTGTTTCTCAATCCGTTTCGCCTGAGCAAGAAAGTTATACCGTAGGTGAACCTTTCACTATTTCCTATATGCTGACCGCTGTTGGTGTAAAACCAGAGCAGCTACCAGACGTTCGACCAAGCTTCCCCGATACGGTGAGGATTTATCCGGATGGCGATGAGACGGATCAATTTAGTCGCAACGGCGTTATTATCTCTCAAAAAACAATAAGCTTTGCGGTCGTCCCCAATCAGCCAGGACCATTAAGAATTCCGGCACTAAATATCCCCTGGTTTAATACCAAAACGGGCAAACCTGCATCGGCGGTAACCGAAGAGCTGAACTTTTCTGTCGCAATGGGTGACGGAATGCAATCTATTCCGAAGGCAAGCAATAATGCCGAAGCTAAAGCGACTGAAGAGCAGCAGCTAAATGATGAGGAAGTAACTCAAACTGAGGCGAAAACCCAATCAGTTGAATGGAATACCTGGATAGTTAGCTTACTCGCCCTGGTACTGATTGTTTCAATTATACTGAACGCGTACCTTCTCTGGAGTCGAAGCACAAGCTCTAAGAGCAAAGTATCGACGCGTAAAACAACAGAAGATAAACCTCACAATCTAAACAAAGACAAATTATGGAGAGAGTTTCAACTAGCCTGCCGTAACAATAACGCACAAGAAGCAAAAGAGTTTTTGCTGAAATGGGCAAACCGCTATTTTGAACGCAGCTTTAATAGCATAACTGAGCTGTCTCAATATCTTTCAATAGAAAATGCATGCTCAAGCTTGCAACAAAGCCTTTATCAGCCGAAGGCTACCTCATGGCAGGATGGAAAAGTGCTTTATAAAGAAGTTAAGACCTCTATAGAAGCAAAAAAAAATATAACAACTACTAAAGACGTGTTGCCAAACTTGTACAGCAATAACGGATAA
- a CDS encoding SurA N-terminal domain-containing protein has product MLERIREGSQSYTAKAILVLIILTFALAGVGGYITSDTEDAVAKVNGEEIPRSDYDRAYENERSRLQEQFGDMFSAITSDPDYMRNLRSGVLEQLIEQELLVQYAEDNGMRVSPEQVKAAIRDISQFRTAGQFDNDVYLMALRNAGYSPEAFAKVMQQDMTRNQLLRGLSATAFVLEPEAIAFMRLQSQSRSGGFLVASNESFEEQVEIAEQDIENFYQQNQDMFRTQEKLSVAYVELSLAAVESEVEISDEEVRQYYDERQQQYSTEEERRVSHILIEFETDNAKKKAEEALAELKQGADFSEVAQTYSDDTFSAEQGGDLGWIEAGMMDEDFDASVFELENVGDLSDVVETSFGYHIIKLTDLREGSVTPFNEVKDEVRQQLLTEKAEDRYFEKQQKLAEISFEQPDTLEPAAEEIGSTVRRSDLFTRDRAPTPLSDDVVLNNLFSEQLIKEKLNSDIIETSDDRSLVVRVTEHQPVRVKELDEVREKIVSELRVEKAQQLALEQANEWMQAWKAGEEVSDEIVWVDSIQRNNGEHPRTIVRELFSMSPSASDESVFNTVALPNGDAAVVALTEVSPGSTDDSQLDELKSQMRNRQAQVMLQAFINNLKADADIKRLSTP; this is encoded by the coding sequence ATGTTAGAGCGGATTCGGGAAGGCTCGCAGAGTTATACTGCTAAGGCCATTCTTGTGTTAATCATTCTAACTTTTGCATTAGCAGGTGTTGGTGGTTATATCACTAGTGACACAGAAGATGCTGTCGCAAAAGTTAATGGAGAAGAAATTCCTCGTAGTGACTACGATCGTGCTTATGAAAATGAGCGTAGTCGCTTGCAAGAGCAGTTTGGTGATATGTTTTCTGCTATTACTTCCGATCCAGATTATATGCGTAATTTACGCAGTGGAGTATTAGAGCAACTTATCGAACAAGAGCTTTTAGTGCAATACGCTGAAGATAACGGGATGAGAGTGAGCCCCGAGCAGGTAAAAGCTGCAATCCGTGATATTTCTCAATTTCGTACAGCAGGACAATTTGATAACGATGTCTACCTGATGGCTTTGCGTAATGCGGGTTATAGCCCTGAAGCTTTCGCGAAAGTGATGCAACAGGATATGACCCGAAATCAGTTACTACGAGGCTTGTCTGCGACTGCGTTCGTGCTTGAACCTGAAGCTATTGCCTTTATGCGCTTACAAAGCCAGTCGCGTTCAGGCGGCTTTTTAGTGGCAAGCAATGAAAGTTTCGAAGAGCAGGTAGAGATTGCAGAACAGGATATCGAAAACTTCTATCAGCAAAATCAAGATATGTTCCGGACTCAGGAAAAACTCAGCGTCGCCTATGTTGAGCTCTCTTTAGCTGCTGTTGAATCAGAAGTCGAAATTTCAGATGAAGAAGTGCGTCAATATTATGATGAGCGTCAGCAGCAATATTCGACCGAAGAAGAGCGCCGTGTTTCTCATATTCTGATCGAGTTCGAGACTGATAACGCTAAAAAGAAAGCTGAAGAAGCACTTGCTGAACTTAAACAAGGTGCGGACTTCTCGGAGGTAGCGCAAACTTATTCAGACGATACTTTCTCAGCTGAGCAGGGCGGAGATCTAGGTTGGATAGAAGCCGGAATGATGGATGAAGATTTCGATGCCTCCGTTTTTGAGTTAGAAAATGTTGGTGATTTATCAGACGTTGTTGAAACGAGCTTTGGTTACCACATTATTAAACTTACCGATTTACGCGAAGGTTCAGTCACACCATTTAACGAAGTGAAAGACGAAGTGCGTCAGCAGTTGTTAACCGAAAAGGCAGAAGATCGCTATTTTGAAAAACAACAGAAACTGGCGGAAATTAGCTTTGAGCAACCTGACACATTGGAGCCTGCTGCTGAAGAAATTGGATCCACTGTACGCCGTTCCGATTTATTCACTCGTGACAGAGCCCCAACGCCCTTGAGCGACGATGTTGTTCTCAATAACCTATTTTCAGAGCAGTTAATTAAAGAGAAGTTGAACAGCGATATTATTGAAACTTCAGATGATCGGTCACTGGTAGTACGTGTAACTGAGCATCAACCAGTGCGAGTAAAAGAGCTGGACGAAGTTCGTGAAAAAATAGTGTCCGAACTGCGCGTAGAAAAAGCTCAGCAATTAGCGCTTGAGCAGGCTAATGAATGGATGCAAGCCTGGAAAGCGGGTGAAGAGGTGAGCGACGAAATTGTCTGGGTAGATAGCATTCAGCGTAACAATGGTGAGCACCCAAGAACTATTGTACGTGAGCTATTCTCAATGTCTCCTTCAGCAAGCGATGAGAGCGTCTTTAACACGGTTGCGTTACCGAATGGAGATGCTGCTGTGGTTGCACTGACCGAAGTTTCTCCAGGAAGTACTGATGACAGCCAACTTGACGAGTTAAAGAGTCAGATGCGGAACCGTCAGGCTCAGGTTATGTTGCAAGCCTTTATTAATAACTTAAAAGCGGACGCAGATATAAAACGTTTATCAACTCCGTAG